The uncultured Desulfuromonas sp. genome contains the following window.
ATTGCCGTGAATTACTTCTTGATAACAACGGCACCAAGAGGAGCAACTTCACGATCAAATACTTCGTTCAACACTTGGGCGAGGCCGGTGTAGATTGCGGACAGTCCGCAGAAGATGCCTTCGTAGCCGGCGATCATTTTCAGCGCGTGGTTGCCGGTGAAATCCGCGGCGGCCAGCAGGGCAAACAGCAGAACCAGTGAACCGAAAACGACTTGCAGGGCACGGCTGAGGCGGAAGGTGCCGAGGAACAGAACGGCAGTGAACAGGGCCCAGCAGCTCAGGTAGAAGCCCATGGCGAACGGTGAGGAGGCTTCAACAACACC
Protein-coding sequences here:
- a CDS encoding acetate uptake transporter, which translates into the protein MANETQNLSLQDTTANPAPLGLLGFGMTTVLLNLHNAGFFPLDAMILGMGIFYGGLGQIIVGIMEWKKNNTFGATAFTSYGLFWLTLVALILLPKTGVVEASSPFAMGFYLSCWALFTAVLFLGTFRLSRALQVVFGSLVLLFALLAAADFTGNHALKMIAGYEGIFCGLSAIYTGLAQVLNEVFDREVAPLGAVVIKK